Genomic segment of Iocasia fonsfrigidae:
TAGAAGAATGATTGACTACTAAATCCATAATTACTTTAAACCCATTAGCATGAGCCTCTTCTAAGAATTCTATAAATTCCTCTCGGGTACCATAATCTGGCTCAGTATCGTAATAATCAATCACATCATAACCATGATAACTTGGAGAATTATTAATAGGCATCAACCAAATTGCATTTACCCCTAGCTCTTTTAAATAAGGAATTTTTTCTTTTAATCCTAAAAAATCTCCTATTCCATCACCATTACCATCATAAAAGCTTCTTACAAATACTTCATAAAACACTGCTTCTTTAGCCCAATCAGCTGGTTCCCAGTTAGGTACATCCCCGGCAGTTACTACCATACTGAAAATACCTAATCCCATTAAAATAAAAATCAAAATACTACTATACTTTTTTATCATGTTATCCTCCCTCTCTTAGGTAAAATATAAACACTTATAATCCTCCTTATTTCTGTCCTTATCAAAAATATTACCGATCTTAAAGTATCAAATAATCCAATATATTTTTCTCGATTTTAAATCAAGTTCTAAATTTCTTAAGTAAAATATGTAGTCTGTCAACCATAGTTAATAGACTTTCAGATAAAGTGGCCAATCCATCCATCGAGTGAAAATGTTCATTTATAGCCTGGTTAATTTGTTTTATCCCTTCAACAGTACTTTTTGTAACCTGGTCAAACTCCTCAATTGTATTACTTACCTCCTCATTATTTTTATTCTGTTCTTTAGTTGCCAAGGCTATTTCATCTGCGATATGAACTGTAGTCTTAACTGCTTGTTGAATATCTGCAAAAGCCTGTTGAGCCCTATTTCCAATTTCAATCCCTTCCTCAATAATCAGGGACTCTTCATTCATTACCATAACAGCATTTTTGGTTTCTCTCTGAATCTCTGATATTATTTTGTAAATATTTGTTGCCGCTCTATTTGATTGGTTTGCTAGAGTACGTACTTCATCTGCAACAACTGCAAAACCACGCCCATGTTCACCCGCCCTGGCAGCTTCAATTGCAGCATTTAAAGCTAAAAGATTAGTTTGTTCGCTAATTTCACTAATTAGATTAATGATATTATTAATCTCTTGAGAATGAATATCTAACTGTTGAATAACCTGGGTTGAATCTTCAACTGTGCTAGCCATTTTTTCTATCTGCAATAATAACTTTTCCAGAGAATCTTGACCAGATTCTACCTGTTCATTAACTAAATTAGATTTTTCTGCAACTAGTTGAATCCCATCTGATATATTCTTATTAGAACTTAACATTTGTCTTACCAGTTGAATAACTTCATTAATTTGACCAGCTTGTTCCTCGGTTTCTGAAGAGATCCTATCACTGGTTGCAGAAACCTGTTGAGTAATTGCTGCTGTTTCCTGAGTTGAAGTAGAAAGTTCTTCAGCAGTTTCCGTTATCTTTTTAGAACCAGCTTTAACCTCAAAAATCAGTTCCCGAAGATTTTTTAACATCTGTTTTATACTGCCTTTCAGGTGCTCAAGTTCATCCTTTCCTTCAACTCTAATCTCCTGTTGCAAATCACCATCTGCTATTTTATCTACCAACTGAATAATTCTTTTGATAGGATTACTAATATTCCAGGTTAAAAATAGGGCAATTAAAGATGTAATAATAATACTCAAGATTGTATAAATTATTATTGTTGTTGTCATCTTT
This window contains:
- a CDS encoding methyl-accepting chemotaxis protein, with the translated sequence MRLSKINGKKRFIILLFWQKFISNFSLYTKLLISFLIVILIPAFFISWNSLKLSSNSLNRNMDEQLLFGKRIVTRIYKNEIVNLENIADIKAKETLLQEAVSSKNIFTLLRVLSSNFIDKYKINIAEVLDSQGEKLSGRGNLPDGFHSLNFKLLNFIIENKLTVNQIEMTNEGILIKGAAAIIDPDIQSKVNGVFMVAKVLNKNYFLSLDKELGMEFLLFDKNGNLVTSSFSELKINNPGFDETITEKDLLWKNMDLVGESYRMVGYSLKDHQNELIGYLALALPRDPILMTEKKMTTTIIIYTILSIIITSLIALFLTWNISNPIKRIIQLVDKIADGDLQQEIRVEGKDELEHLKGSIKQMLKNLRELIFEVKAGSKKITETAEELSTSTQETAAITQQVSATSDRISSETEEQAGQINEVIQLVRQMLSSNKNISDGIQLVAEKSNLVNEQVESGQDSLEKLLLQIEKMASTVEDSTQVIQQLDIHSQEINNIINLISEISEQTNLLALNAAIEAARAGEHGRGFAVVADEVRTLANQSNRAATNIYKIISEIQRETKNAVMVMNEESLIIEEGIEIGNRAQQAFADIQQAVKTTVHIADEIALATKEQNKNNEEVSNTIEEFDQVTKSTVEGIKQINQAINEHFHSMDGLATLSESLLTMVDRLHILLKKFRT